A genomic window from Chitinophaga pollutisoli includes:
- the rpsB gene encoding 30S ribosomal protein S2: MENNTSLQQQLLEAGVHFGHLKKKWNPKMLPYIFAEKKGIHIIDLNKTVEGLQETAAALKSIAKSGKKIMFVATKKQAKEIVAEAAKRVNMPYVTERWLGGMLTNFATIRKSVKKMQSIEKMLTDGTFDNITKKERLTLSRDKDKMEKVLGGIAQLARVPAALFIVDISHEHIALAEAKRLGISTFGMVDTNSDPTKVDFAIPANDDATKSIAIIVSYIAAAIAEGLAERAVEKTDEVEEEEADNKVRKFELEGGDERGERGRRPGGPGGQRGPGGPGGGRGGNNNRPGGGGGRSGGGNRPGGGGGRSGGNRPGGGGGFRPSGAGRPGPGR, translated from the coding sequence ATGGAAAATAATACTTCATTACAGCAGCAGTTACTGGAAGCCGGTGTACACTTCGGTCACCTGAAGAAGAAGTGGAACCCCAAGATGCTGCCTTATATCTTCGCCGAGAAGAAAGGTATTCACATCATCGACCTGAACAAAACCGTTGAAGGTCTGCAGGAGACAGCCGCTGCGCTGAAATCCATCGCCAAAAGCGGTAAAAAGATCATGTTCGTTGCTACCAAGAAGCAGGCGAAAGAAATCGTAGCCGAAGCTGCCAAGCGCGTGAACATGCCTTACGTTACTGAGCGCTGGCTCGGTGGTATGCTCACCAACTTCGCCACGATCCGCAAGAGCGTGAAGAAGATGCAGAGCATCGAGAAAATGCTGACTGACGGCACTTTCGACAACATTACCAAGAAAGAGCGCCTGACGCTCTCCCGCGATAAGGACAAAATGGAAAAAGTGCTGGGCGGTATCGCTCAACTGGCACGTGTTCCGGCTGCCCTGTTCATCGTAGACATCAGCCACGAGCACATCGCCCTGGCTGAAGCCAAACGCCTCGGCATCTCTACCTTCGGTATGGTGGACACCAACTCCGACCCCACCAAGGTTGATTTCGCTATCCCTGCGAACGACGACGCTACCAAATCCATCGCCATCATCGTTAGCTACATCGCTGCAGCTATCGCAGAAGGCCTGGCTGAGCGCGCCGTTGAAAAAACCGACGAGGTTGAAGAAGAAGAAGCCGACAACAAAGTTCGCAAGTTCGAACTGGAAGGCGGCGACGAGCGCGGTGAAAGAGGTCGCAGACCTGGTGGTCCCGGCGGTCAACGCGGTCCTGGCGGCCCCGGCGGCGGTCGTGGCGGTAACAACAATCGTCCTGGTGGCGGTGGTGGCCGCAGCGGCGGTGGCAATCGCCCTGGTGGCGGTGGCGGCCGTTCCGGTGGCAATCGCCCTGGCGGCGGCGGCGGATTCCGTCCCTCCGGTGCAGGCAGACCTGGTCCTGGCAGATAA
- the rpsI gene encoding 30S ribosomal protein S9 has protein sequence MEKQKNTIGRRKEAVARVYVSKGTGTILVNDKDYKTYFALIYLQNQVEAPFKTIDALDKFDVKVNAQGGGIKGQAEAVKLGIARALCEINPEFRPALKAAGLLKRDPRAVERKKPGKAKARRSFQFSKR, from the coding sequence ATGGAAAAACAAAAAAATACTATCGGCCGTCGTAAGGAAGCAGTTGCCCGCGTTTATGTGAGCAAAGGTACCGGCACCATCCTGGTGAACGACAAAGATTATAAAACATACTTCGCGCTGATCTACCTGCAGAACCAGGTGGAAGCGCCTTTCAAGACCATTGACGCGCTGGACAAGTTCGATGTTAAGGTGAATGCACAAGGTGGTGGTATCAAAGGTCAGGCTGAAGCGGTGAAACTGGGTATTGCGCGCGCACTGTGCGAAATCAACCCTGAGTTCCGCCCTGCCCTGAAAGCTGCAGGCCTGCTGAAACGCGACCCGAGAGCAGTTGAACGTAAGAAACCCGGTAAAGCTAAAGCTAGAAGAAGCTTCCAGTTCTCTAAACGTTAA
- the rplM gene encoding 50S ribosomal protein L13 yields the protein MNTLSFKTKSANDAYVKRDWYVIDATNQTVGRMSARIAAILRGKNKPYYTPHTDCGDNIIVINAEKVVFTGNKMNDKEYLTYSGYPGGQKGEIAKDLLKRRPEVVIERAVKGMLPKNRLGRAMYKKLFVYAGAEHPHAAQQPKSLTF from the coding sequence ATGAATACTTTAAGTTTCAAAACAAAATCCGCTAACGACGCTTACGTAAAGCGTGACTGGTATGTAATTGACGCTACCAATCAGACTGTGGGCCGGATGAGCGCCAGGATCGCTGCAATCCTGAGAGGCAAGAACAAGCCTTACTACACTCCTCACACCGATTGCGGTGATAACATCATCGTGATCAACGCTGAGAAGGTTGTATTTACAGGTAACAAAATGAACGACAAGGAATACCTGACGTACTCGGGTTATCCCGGTGGCCAGAAAGGTGAAATCGCCAAGGACCTGCTGAAACGTCGTCCGGAAGTGGTGATCGAGCGTGCTGTGAAAGGTATGCTGCCGAAGAACCGCCTGGGTCGTGCCATGTACAAAAAACTCTTCGTTTACGCCGGTGCCGAGCATCCGCATGCCGCTCAGCAACCGAAGTCATTAACTTTCTAA
- a CDS encoding zinc metallopeptidase, whose protein sequence is MTPSIMIISLIFVGISALVSWRLRSKFKQYSEVPTSSGLTGREIAEKMLRDNGIHDVKVLSSEGFLSDHYNPANKTVNLSPDVYNSASVAAAAVAAHECGHAVQHATAYPWLQFRSKMVPAVQVSSYLVQIVLIAGILLVQMFPNLLLVGIGLFAVTTLFSVVTLPVEFDASKRALAWLDTAGITYKKEHDQAKDALWWAAMTYVVAAVSSVVILLQYVMIYLGATRRD, encoded by the coding sequence ATGACACCATCAATCATGATAATTTCCCTCATTTTCGTAGGGATCAGTGCTTTGGTCAGCTGGCGCTTGCGGAGCAAGTTCAAGCAATACAGCGAAGTGCCGACATCATCGGGGCTGACCGGACGGGAGATCGCGGAAAAGATGCTCCGCGACAATGGCATCCACGATGTTAAGGTTTTATCCTCCGAAGGCTTCCTCAGCGACCACTATAACCCGGCCAATAAGACCGTAAACCTCAGTCCGGACGTATACAACTCCGCTTCCGTGGCAGCCGCGGCCGTGGCAGCCCACGAATGCGGGCACGCCGTGCAGCACGCAACGGCTTACCCCTGGCTCCAGTTCCGGTCCAAAATGGTACCGGCGGTACAGGTGAGTTCTTACCTCGTCCAGATCGTGCTGATCGCGGGTATTTTGCTCGTTCAGATGTTCCCGAACCTGCTGCTGGTGGGTATCGGCCTGTTCGCGGTGACAACCCTGTTCTCGGTGGTGACGCTACCGGTGGAGTTCGACGCATCGAAGCGGGCGCTGGCTTGGCTGGATACGGCGGGCATTACTTATAAGAAGGAGCACGACCAGGCGAAGGACGCCCTTTGGTGGGCGGCTATGACTTATGTAGTAGCGGCGGTATCTTCTGTGGTGATCTTATTACAATATGTAATGATATATCTGGGTGCGACCCGCCGGGATTAA
- the radA gene encoding DNA repair protein RadA has translation MSKIKTAFFCQNCGYESAKWTGKCPACNQWNTFVEEKVQKELPLRQQGWKTEDARLPKTVHLTDVETMEEKRLLSPDNELNRVLGGGIVAGSLVLVGGEPGIGKSTLFLQVALLLKGVRTLYVSGEESEQQIKMRADRLQIQNEEFYLLTETSTQTIFQEIKKLEPQLVIIDSIQTLQSPLIESAPGSVSQIRETAAEMQRFAKETNTPVFLIGHITKDGSIAGPKILEHIVDTVLQFEGDQHYAYRILRTIKNRFGSTAELGIYEMTGAGLRQVSNPSEILISQRDDMLSGVAIAATIEGLRPMLVEVQALVTQSVYGTPQRTATGFDLRRLQLLLAVLEKRGGFHFGVKDVFLNIAGGLRVEDPSIDLAVLCALLSSYEDVGISHKVCFAGEVGLSGEIRAVNRIEQRIAEAEKLGFEKIFISRYNKKGLDFSKMNIEVVPLGRVDEVYRLLF, from the coding sequence ATGAGCAAAATCAAAACAGCTTTTTTTTGTCAGAACTGCGGATATGAATCAGCGAAATGGACCGGAAAATGTCCTGCATGTAATCAATGGAACACGTTCGTCGAAGAAAAGGTGCAAAAAGAATTGCCGTTGCGCCAGCAAGGTTGGAAAACGGAAGACGCGCGACTGCCAAAAACGGTACATCTCACCGATGTGGAAACGATGGAAGAAAAGCGCCTGCTCTCACCCGATAACGAACTTAACCGCGTACTCGGCGGCGGCATCGTTGCCGGATCACTCGTGCTCGTAGGCGGTGAACCCGGCATCGGGAAATCCACGCTGTTCCTGCAAGTCGCCCTACTGCTCAAAGGCGTACGAACATTGTATGTCAGCGGAGAAGAAAGCGAACAGCAGATCAAAATGCGGGCAGACAGGCTGCAGATACAAAATGAAGAATTTTACCTGCTGACGGAAACTTCCACGCAAACGATCTTCCAGGAAATCAAAAAACTTGAACCGCAACTCGTCATCATCGACTCCATTCAAACACTACAATCTCCCCTTATCGAATCCGCGCCCGGCAGCGTGTCGCAAATCCGTGAAACAGCCGCCGAAATGCAACGGTTCGCCAAGGAAACCAATACACCCGTTTTCCTCATCGGGCACATAACCAAAGACGGCTCCATCGCCGGACCGAAAATCCTCGAACATATCGTGGATACCGTGCTCCAGTTCGAAGGTGATCAGCACTATGCCTACCGCATTCTCCGCACCATCAAGAACCGGTTCGGCTCCACCGCCGAGCTCGGGATCTATGAAATGACCGGCGCGGGTCTCCGGCAGGTCAGCAATCCGTCAGAGATCCTCATCTCCCAGCGCGACGATATGCTCAGCGGCGTGGCCATCGCGGCCACTATCGAAGGGCTCCGGCCCATGCTCGTGGAAGTGCAGGCGCTGGTGACGCAATCCGTTTACGGCACCCCGCAGCGTACTGCCACCGGCTTCGACCTGCGCCGCCTCCAGCTGCTGCTCGCCGTGCTCGAAAAACGCGGCGGGTTCCACTTCGGTGTGAAAGACGTTTTCCTCAACATCGCCGGCGGCCTGCGCGTCGAAGATCCGTCTATCGACCTGGCCGTACTGTGCGCGTTGTTGTCGTCGTACGAAGACGTGGGCATCTCCCATAAAGTCTGCTTCGCCGGCGAAGTGGGCCTCAGCGGGGAAATCCGGGCGGTAAACCGGATTGAGCAGCGCATTGCGGAAGCGGAAAAACTCGGTTTCGAAAAAATATTCATCTCCCGATATAACAAGAAAGGCCTCGATTTCAGTAAAATGAACATCGAAGTGGTGCCGCTCGGGCGGGTGGACGAAGTGTACCGGTTGCTTTTCTGA
- a CDS encoding ComF family protein, whose translation MLHALLHLLYPHACELCGRDLSTSERLLCVRCSLRLPASGFHAIRGNPVEKALTGRLPLAFASAGYVFGRQSGLQALIHLFKYGGRRDVAVHLGRQLGLQLREHRVEAWSGLLPVPLHPSRLRTRGYNQAEALAEGMASVPGMPNMVKGLVRKEAAGSSQTKRSRVDRWNNVAAGYSWKGALPVAGSHLLLIDDVLTTGATIEACGRAVLEAAPETKLSVCCLAWAGR comes from the coding sequence ATGCTGCATGCGCTTTTGCATCTGCTGTATCCTCACGCCTGTGAGCTTTGCGGGCGGGATCTCTCAACTTCCGAACGGCTGTTGTGCGTCCGTTGTTCATTGCGTTTGCCGGCGTCGGGCTTTCATGCGATCCGGGGCAACCCGGTGGAGAAAGCGCTGACGGGGCGGTTGCCGCTCGCGTTTGCTTCCGCCGGATATGTGTTCGGCCGGCAATCCGGGCTGCAGGCGCTCATCCATTTGTTTAAATACGGTGGCCGCCGCGATGTGGCGGTGCACCTGGGCCGGCAGCTGGGTTTGCAGTTGCGGGAGCACCGGGTGGAAGCGTGGAGCGGTTTGTTGCCGGTGCCGTTGCACCCATCGCGGTTGCGCACGCGCGGGTATAACCAGGCGGAAGCGCTGGCAGAAGGAATGGCATCGGTACCAGGCATGCCGAACATGGTGAAGGGGCTCGTACGGAAAGAGGCGGCAGGAAGTTCACAAACGAAACGGTCGCGGGTGGACCGCTGGAATAATGTTGCCGCCGGCTATTCCTGGAAAGGCGCTTTGCCGGTTGCCGGGAGCCATTTGTTGCTGATAGACGATGTGCTGACGACCGGGGCCACCATCGAGGCTTGCGGTCGCGCCGTGCTGGAGGCTGCTCCTGAAACAAAGCTGAGCGTGTGTTGTCTGGCCTGGGCTGGTCGATAA